The DNA segment TCGTAAGGGACCGCAAATGGTAAAGGGACCGTACAATAAATAGCCAAAGGCCGCACCGGTTTCGAGACCGCGAAAATTTGGTGAGATTCCTTGGCGGTAAAGCGGTAGGTTGTTAATTAAACTCTTGATAAAATAGCCACTGTTTACTGGCGTGGCAAGGTTGCCTACACAAGGGTCAGCAGCAGGGGTGACAGTCATTGGAAACGAATGTTAAAGGTGCAAGGGGCGATTCGCAGTTTTCGGTTACTCGGCGGCGGTAATTACTCGACCAACGAGAACAATGAACACTGCAGGAAACACTATCCCGATCATGGGCACGAAAATTGCGGGCAACCAAGCAGCAGTGAATTCTCCAGTCATATCGAGACTAAAAGTTTCGCGCTCACTGTATAGAGACTGATCTGACGGCTTCTGTAGAGCCGCGATGGCGACATAAAAGTTCAACCTGAATTCAAGACTTTCTTGTCCCCGATGCCACTGTCTTGTTTACGGTTTCCCTGTGACTATAGTTGATCAAACCGATGCTTGGACTATTATTTACCAATGCTATAGCGTAGCTAGGTCGCGCTTACATAGCTTTAAATTAGGTTCTTGAAAAGGAACAGTGCTTTGTATCGCCTTCCTTTCCCCTCCCCAGCATTAGGCTATCTAGCTGGTAGTTTAAGAAATAGTCTATCTTTGATAACAATCGGATTTGATAATGGAACTTGATTAGAAAATCATATATTATTTGCACGATAGGCAGCGCTTTGATGGCGTATCAATTTTGCTTTTCTCTCTTGTACTAGGCATTACATGACTGCGACTCTCATGTCATGAAAACAACGACTACTATTCAGCAAACGGTTCCACATTGCGATGCACAGTATGCCTGTTTCAAGAGTCTTGTTTGCCACGTAATGTTTCACGAATGCGATAAATTGGTCGATCTTGGCTTTCGTGATAGGTTCTGATTTGTAATTCTCCCAGCAGCCCGAAGCAGAATAATTGTATACCGGCAAGCCCGAGCACAACGGTGAGGGTCAGCAATGGGCGGTTACCGATATCACTGCCCATCAACTTGATCACGAGTAGATAAGTACCAGCTATTAGGCTGGTAACAATTGCAATCAGACCTCCTAAGCCAAAGACATACATCGGTCTAGTGAGAAAACGTTTCATGAACCAAACCGTGAGAAGATCCATTAACACCCGGAATGTTCGGTCAATTCCGTACTTACTGCTGCCAAACCGGCGGGCGCGGTGATTCACCTTTACTTCTGTTATTCGTGCCCCTTCAATAGACGCCAGGGCTGGCAGGAACCGATGTAGCTCTCCGTAGAGGCGCATATCCGCCAGAATTTCCCTACGATATGCTTTAAGTGAGCACCCGTAGTCGTGAAGCCGCACCCCGGTAACCCGGCCAATTAAATGATTAGCAAACTTGGAGGGGAGCCTACGTTGCAATACGGCATCTTGGCGTTGATGACGCCAACCACTCACAAGGTCATAACCTTCGCGCAACCTACTCAGTAGCAT comes from the Synechococcus sp. M16CYN genome and includes:
- a CDS encoding photosystem I reaction center subunit VIII, translated to MTGEFTAAWLPAIFVPMIGIVFPAVFIVLVGRVITAAE
- a CDS encoding glycosyltransferase family 2 protein, giving the protein MSAPLDLSVVVPLYNEGESLPHLINQLLTALRPSREHFELILVNDGSSDHTTDVLKRLSHEVPELVGVLLRKNYGQTAAMAAGFDVSQGEVIVSLDGDLQNDPADILMLLSRLREGYDLVSGWRHQRQDAVLQRRLPSKFANHLIGRVTGVRLHDYGCSLKAYRREILADMRLYGELHRFLPALASIEGARITEVKVNHRARRFGSSKYGIDRTFRVLMDLLTVWFMKRFLTRPMYVFGLGGLIAIVTSLIAGTYLLVIKLMGSDIGNRPLLTLTVVLGLAGIQLFCFGLLGELQIRTYHESQDRPIYRIRETLRGKQDS